The sequence TTCGGCCTGATCTTCGCTAGACGCGATAGTGGCATCGGCAATGAGACCGCGCTCAAGCGCTGTGGACAGCAAGCGCTCGGCGGTTTCGTGCAAGTGCGCGGCGGTGTCTGCATCGCCGCCTACGAGTTCGATCAGCGCGTGCCATGCGTGCGGCTCGGCCAGCGGCGCGCGGGCATCGGGCAAATAGGCGAGCACGGCCTCCAGACTATGCTGGGGCAGGACTTCGAACCCTTCGAGCAGGTCCCCTGCCATGTCCTGCGCGAGCAGCAGCAGTCTGCGGGCATCATGGAGCGAAACCGTGCCCGCCCACATGACGCAACGGCCCGCAATGCCGGGCTCAAGCCTGAGCGTGGCGGCGGTGACGATACCGAGCGTGCCCTCGGACCCGATCAGGATTTGCTTGAGATCGAAGCCACGATTGTCTTTTTTGAGCGGGGTCAACTGGTTGAAAATCGAACCATCAGGCAGGACGCCTTCAAGCCCGAGCACGAGCGCGCGCATCGAACCGTGGCGCAAGACTTGCGTCCCGCCCGCATTGGTGGATACGAGGCCGCCGATCGTGGCCGAACCTTTGCCGCCGAGCGAGAGCGGGAAGCGCAGGCCCTCGGCTTCGGCTGCTTCGTGCAGCGTCTGCAGGATGACGCCTGCCTCGCAGGTAGCAGTGCGCGCACCTGCGTCTAGAGCGGTGATGCGGTTCATCCGGCGAAGTGAAAGGATGAGTTCGGTGCCACTATCGAACGGAGTGGCGCCGCCCGACATGCCACTGTTTCCGCCTTGCGGCACGATTGGCACAGCATGTTTTGCACAAAGGACCACGAGCGCCGAGACTTCTGCCGTGCTGGCGGGCGAAGCGAGCGCACAGGCCTTTCCGGTATAGCGTCCGCGCCAGTCGGTCAGCCACGGTGCCATGTCCTGCGGGTCGGTCGTCAGGCCTTTGGGGCCGAGCAGGCGGGCGGCCTGTTCCAGAAACGCTACGGTCATGGTTAGTCCGGCTATTGCGCCCCCGCAACAAGGGCAATTCATTTTTCGGTTCGGGCAGGTTAAGCCAAGGTTCAAGCCTTGAGGCTAGGGGTGAAAAAGGACGGGGCAAGGGTATCGGGGCCTTGCCGCCCGAGGGACCGGAAAAGAGCAAACGCACCGCAATCATGCCAACCACTGTTCACTTTCTTGCGCCGCTGGCGCTGATGCTGCCGGGAGCATCGGTCGATTCGCCGTCTGTGCAGGGAGCATTGCAGCGCGGATTGGATGAGCAGTGGGCTGCCGCCAGCATCCCTTCCGGTCCGCCGATGGCAGATGGCGCCTTCGATCAGCAGGGCTTTGCGGATTTCATCACAGGCGGGCTTTCGGACGACAGCTGGAATCAGGTGCGGGTCGAGCAGCGCATGATTATCCGCATCGCGCCGCGTATGCCGGGGCAGATGTTTGCGCCGATTCCACAAGCGCCGCAGCCGCCAAGGTTTTATGAGCGCAAGACCGCCAAGTGCCTGCCGATTGCGTCGATCGCCGGGGTGCAGGCCGAATCGCCCGGCCGGTTGATGCTGATCACGCGCAACCGGAAGTTGATTGGCGCGAGCCTCGACAAATCTTGCCGCGCACGCGACTTCTACTCGGGTTTCTATGTCGAGCGGAACGAAGACGGGCAGCTTTGTGCGGGCCGCGATGTGATCCATTCGCGCGCCGGGGCGAACTGTGCTGTTACCAAGATGCGCGAACTCGTTCCGGATGATGATTGACGTCTTGCGGATCATCCGGATTTCTTGACTTTTCACCGCATATCGTCTTAGCGCGACGACAGTGACGGCAGGACCTCGAGCAGGACCGGCCGGACAGGCGCCAAACCATTCGCGCCCCCTCTTGTTTTCGGAACATTGCCTGCATGAAGTTTGCCGATCTCGGCCTCTCGGATGAATTGCTCAAGTCGGTGCTTGATGCCGGCTACGACGAGCCGACCCCGATTCAGGCGCAGGCGATTCCCTCGGTCCTGATGATGCGCGACATCATCGGTATTGCCCAGACCGGGACGGGCAAGACGGCGGGCTTTGTGCTGCCGATGATCGATATTCTGGCGCATGGCCGCCGCCGCGCCCTGATGCCGCGCTCGCTGATTCTCGAACCCACGCGCGAACTCGCGGCGCAGGTTGCCGAGAACTTCGAGAAGTACGGCAAGAACCACGATCTCAAGATGGCGCTGCTGATCGGCGGCGTGCAGATGGGCGATCAGATCAAGGCGCTGCAGGACGGTGTCGACGTGCTGATTGCCACGCCAGGCCGGTTGATGGACCTGTTCGAGCGCGGCAAGATCCTGCTTACGGGCTGCGAACTGCTGGTGATCGACGAAGCTGACCGCATGCTCGACATGGGCTTCATCCCCGATATCGAGAACATCTGCACCAAGCTCCCGGCCCAGCGGCAGACGCTGCTGTTCTCGGCCACGATGCCGCCGCCGATCAAGAAGCTGGCCGACAAGTTCCTGTCGAACCCCAAGATGATCGAAGTGGCGCGGCCCGCCAGCACGAACACCAGCATCGTCCAGCACAAGGTCCGCTGCACCACGCGCCAGAAGCGCGAAGTGCTGCGCCACCTGCTGAAAACCGACAACGTGACCACCGCCATCGTTTTCGCCAACCGCAAGACGACCGTGCGCGAACTCGCCAAGTCCTTGCAGAGCCATGGCTTTGCTGCGGGCGAAATCCATGGCGACATGGACCAGAACTCGCGCAATGCCGAACTGCAGAAGTTCAAGGACGGTGACATCACGATCCTGTGCGCGTCCGACGTTGCCGCGCGCGGACTGGACGTGAAGGGCGTGAGCCACGTCTTCAACTTCGACACGCCGTGGCATCCGGACGATTATGTCCACCGCATCGGCCGCACCGGTCGCGGCGGGGCGACGGGCCGGGCATTCACGCTGGTGTCCGACGATGATCTCGAATCGATCGAGAACGTCGAGAAGCTGCAGGGAACAAAGATCCCCGAGTTCAAGATCGAAGTCGCCGAAAAGGCCGAGCGCAAGCCGCGTGGTGCGAAGGTTGAAGCCGAACCGGCTGAGGAAGCCGAACGCGCTGAACGCACGCCGCGTGCGCCCCGCGAGAAGCGTCCTGCGCGCGAAGCGCGTGCACCACGTGAAGAACGGGCGCCACGCGAAGAGCGTGCGCCACGCCAGGCCCGCCCGCCTCGTGAGGAACGTGCACCACGTGAAGAGCGTCCGGCTCGCGAGGAGCGCGTGGCTCCGGCCGAGCCAAGCCGGGCGCTGCGATCCGAACCAACCCCGCGCCGCGATGCGATGGACGCGCCCAGCAAGCCGGGTGAATGGAACGGCCCGGTTCCAGGGTTCCTCGGCGTTTCCGCACTCTGATTGCGTGCAAACTGGC is a genomic window of Novosphingobium sp. MMS21-SN21R containing:
- a CDS encoding FAD-binding oxidoreductase — its product is MTVAFLEQAARLLGPKGLTTDPQDMAPWLTDWRGRYTGKACALASPASTAEVSALVVLCAKHAVPIVPQGGNSGMSGGATPFDSGTELILSLRRMNRITALDAGARTATCEAGVILQTLHEAAEAEGLRFPLSLGGKGSATIGGLVSTNAGGTQVLRHGSMRALVLGLEGVLPDGSIFNQLTPLKKDNRGFDLKQILIGSEGTLGIVTAATLRLEPGIAGRCVMWAGTVSLHDARRLLLLAQDMAGDLLEGFEVLPQHSLEAVLAYLPDARAPLAEPHAWHALIELVGGDADTAAHLHETAERLLSTALERGLIADATIASSEDQAERLWLIRETISPAERAIGPAMQHDISVPVADMPAFVETAVPRLEADWPGTQAVCFGHLGDGNVHFHVIAPPGVDRATWEAGDGKAISAQVHDMVTAWGGSISAEHGIGRLKRDELERLADPVVLATMRAIKRALDPRGLMNPGKLL
- a CDS encoding DEAD/DEAH box helicase — translated: MKFADLGLSDELLKSVLDAGYDEPTPIQAQAIPSVLMMRDIIGIAQTGTGKTAGFVLPMIDILAHGRRRALMPRSLILEPTRELAAQVAENFEKYGKNHDLKMALLIGGVQMGDQIKALQDGVDVLIATPGRLMDLFERGKILLTGCELLVIDEADRMLDMGFIPDIENICTKLPAQRQTLLFSATMPPPIKKLADKFLSNPKMIEVARPASTNTSIVQHKVRCTTRQKREVLRHLLKTDNVTTAIVFANRKTTVRELAKSLQSHGFAAGEIHGDMDQNSRNAELQKFKDGDITILCASDVAARGLDVKGVSHVFNFDTPWHPDDYVHRIGRTGRGGATGRAFTLVSDDDLESIENVEKLQGTKIPEFKIEVAEKAERKPRGAKVEAEPAEEAERAERTPRAPREKRPAREARAPREERAPREERAPRQARPPREERAPREERPAREERVAPAEPSRALRSEPTPRRDAMDAPSKPGEWNGPVPGFLGVSAL